The DNA window TTCCCTTTACCTCAGATGCTGTGACGCACGTTGCCAAGCGGGTGCGTCAGGTACAGGACATACTTGAGCGGCCACTTATTCTGGAAAACGTTTCCTTCTATGCTGCTCCCGGCGCCGAAATGAGTGAACTGCAATTTGTTACATCGGTATTGGACGAGGCCGATTGTGGCCTGTTACTGGATGTGAACAATATCTATGTCAACTCGGTTAACCATGGCTATGATCCAAGGGCTTTCCTGGCCGCGATGCCGACCGAACGAATTCGTTATCTGCACATAGCCGGTCACCATGTGGAGGCCGAGGATTTGATAGTCGATACCCATGGCGCTGCAATAGTGGATCCTGTCTGGCAGCTCCTGGATGATTGCTATCGCATTCATGGGGTGCATCCGACCCTGCTGGAGCGAGACTTCAATATTCCCGCCACCGAAGTGCTGCTGGCTGAGCTGCAGCAGATCCACAGCGCCCAGCAGAAGGCTTTGCAGCTTAAGGATGCGTCATGAGTTTCATATCAATACAACAGCAATTTATTGAGGCCATCAAAGCGCCGGACATGGCCGTACCAACTGACGTGCCTGAGGCCAGGATGGCGGTCTACCGGGAGCTGTTCTTCAACAACGTTGAGGGCTTTGTCAGCAGTGCTTTCCCGGTACTCAAGAGTTTGTATACTGCCGGCGATTGGCTGCAGCTGGTGAGGTTGTTTTTCCGTAAGCATGATTGCCAATCCCCTTTGTTTGTGGACATCGCCGGCGAATTTTTGGCATTCCTGCAGCAGGAATATCAGCCGACCGAGCTGGATCCGCCTTTTATGCTGGAGCTGGCCCACTATGAATGGCTGGAGC is part of the Shewanella cyperi genome and encodes:
- a CDS encoding HvfB family MNIO-type RiPP peptide maturase, yielding MSECALAGLGLRREMLNEFCLAVPQEIDFFEVAPENWMPLGGKLGRQFRQLTEKHRFFCHGLSLSIGGPNELDVDFVKQVKSFLDWHGIEIYSEHLSYCSGKGHMYDLMPIPFTSDAVTHVAKRVRQVQDILERPLILENVSFYAAPGAEMSELQFVTSVLDEADCGLLLDVNNIYVNSVNHGYDPRAFLAAMPTERIRYLHIAGHHVEAEDLIVDTHGAAIVDPVWQLLDDCYRIHGVHPTLLERDFNIPATEVLLAELQQIHSAQQKALQLKDAS